The following coding sequences lie in one Paracholeplasma morum genomic window:
- a CDS encoding aromatic acid exporter family protein codes for MKPWMIQALKMVFGAFIAIELSELLGLSYSVTAGVIVILSIQKTKRQSINIAIKRVIASLIGLTISVVVFKLLGFELYAFILALFLFVPLAFYLKVDDGIVVTTVLVSHILLGANLSLALNAVYILLVGVIIALLINLYMPSFQKRIELEINSIDQELRNSISDIVNEVKPNFSALSVLIEKAMSRIQRESENKLFSPKDMNIEYVIMRKEQLRVLVEIQNDLFKVIKTEYKHTIIEFLSKVKDGIGKDNMARPLLVSLNNLREEFKTKPLPVTRDEFEERALLFHILHDLETFLQAKVSYHQMVDKTR; via the coding sequence ATGAAACCATGGATGATACAAGCGCTTAAAATGGTTTTTGGCGCATTTATTGCTATTGAGTTGTCCGAGCTATTAGGACTATCTTATAGTGTTACTGCAGGCGTAATCGTCATACTATCCATTCAAAAAACCAAACGACAATCGATCAATATCGCCATTAAGCGTGTAATTGCTTCATTGATTGGATTAACCATATCGGTTGTCGTCTTTAAACTATTAGGATTTGAGTTATATGCATTCATTCTAGCTTTATTTTTATTCGTACCGCTTGCTTTCTATCTAAAGGTAGACGATGGCATCGTAGTCACAACCGTGTTAGTGTCACATATTCTTTTAGGGGCGAATCTCAGTCTTGCCTTGAATGCTGTATACATTTTATTAGTTGGCGTGATTATTGCATTACTGATTAACTTATACATGCCGAGTTTTCAAAAAAGAATAGAACTAGAAATAAATTCGATCGACCAAGAACTTAGAAATAGTATTAGTGATATCGTTAATGAGGTTAAACCTAATTTTAGTGCGTTATCGGTTCTTATTGAAAAAGCGATGTCTAGAATTCAAAGAGAATCAGAAAACAAGTTATTCTCACCTAAAGATATGAACATCGAGTATGTTATTATGAGGAAGGAACAACTTCGTGTATTGGTAGAAATTCAAAATGACTTATTTAAGGTTATTAAAACGGAATACAAACATACAATCATCGAGTTCTTATCAAAAGTCAAAGATGGGATTGGTAAAGATAATATGGCACGACCATTATTAGTATCCCTCAATAACCTACGAGAAGAGTTTAAGACTAAACCGCTTCCTGTAACCAGAGATGAGTTTGAAGAACGTGCGTTATTATTCCACATTCTTCATGATTTAGAGACGTTTTTACAAGCTAAAGTATCTTATCACCAAATGGTGGACAAAACACGTTAA
- a CDS encoding DUF402 domain-containing protein, translating to MKPLNVGDAVQIHSYKHNKTLHRIWRTATVIKQTENCLILGNYKTRVIESDGRNWMTKEPAICYFFKDKWFNVIGMLKSDGIYYYCNLSSPYLYDGEAVKYIDYDLDVRVSRDGSLKILDEDEYLKHQLKFRYSDDIKEIVEKELQDLIKMIENKELPFDHSYVMECYELYKEYKNTSKK from the coding sequence ATGAAACCACTGAATGTTGGTGACGCCGTCCAAATTCATAGTTATAAACACAACAAAACACTACATCGAATTTGGAGAACGGCAACCGTGATCAAACAAACTGAGAATTGTCTTATTCTCGGAAATTATAAAACCAGAGTGATTGAGTCAGATGGCAGAAACTGGATGACTAAGGAACCTGCAATCTGTTACTTTTTCAAAGACAAATGGTTTAACGTAATTGGTATGTTAAAATCCGATGGCATCTATTATTATTGTAACCTCTCGAGTCCTTATCTTTATGATGGTGAAGCGGTGAAATACATAGATTATGATTTGGATGTTAGAGTCTCACGAGATGGATCACTTAAAATTTTGGACGAGGATGAGTATTTAAAACATCAACTCAAGTTCCGTTATTCGGATGACATTAAAGAGATTGTCGAGAAAGAACTACAAGACTTAATCAAAATGATTGAGAATAAAGAACTTCCATTTGACCACTCATATGTCATGGAATGTTATGAACTATATAAGGAATACAAAAATACCAGCAAGAAATAG
- a CDS encoding DAK2 domain-containing protein — MANTVSGSLFKKMVTNGAINLKNNHQEINHLNVFPVPDGDTGTNMQMTMMAGVKEVSALDSKSIVDVSKILSRGLLMGARGNSGVILSQFFRGVYSEMAKIKNGSATVDEFIAALVGGYQMAYRAVMTPVEGTILTVVREAAENVLRERPKLKSVEDVLQCYLIQAQRSLDKTPELLPVLKQAGVVDSGGAGFIKIIEGMLLAAQGQTLALKQDVQEVPQHEEGFQGKNIEDFNIEFGYCTEFIVKLHNIQDFDQENLRNTLLQMGDSLVLVQDEELVKVHVHTNQPGVAITLGQKYGDLQTMKVENMRLQHGQVVDSLHEHDHNHDHKEESYQTVKEERSKYGVIAVCFGDGIKQAFKELGVDYIIDGGQTMNPPTEEFIKAVKAVNAENVIILPNNSNVILSAEQTLTLCEDENIRVLKTKSVGQGYASLMVFDNTQEVDDNIESMSEIISNMTTGELTYAVRDTEMNGVKIQKGDFIGISKGNILVSIPNRLEAIKGLLDSIVKETSEIVTLFFGKDVEESEVQLVKEYLLTINEDIEVEIINGKQDIYAYIVAVE; from the coding sequence ATGGCAAACACAGTCAGCGGTTCACTATTTAAGAAAATGGTAACCAACGGTGCAATTAACCTTAAGAACAATCATCAAGAAATCAATCACTTAAACGTATTTCCGGTACCGGATGGCGATACAGGTACAAACATGCAAATGACAATGATGGCGGGCGTAAAAGAAGTATCAGCGCTTGATTCTAAGTCTATCGTGGATGTATCAAAAATTCTATCAAGAGGATTACTAATGGGCGCTAGAGGCAACTCTGGTGTTATTCTATCGCAGTTTTTCCGTGGCGTTTATAGCGAAATGGCAAAAATCAAAAATGGATCAGCAACAGTCGATGAATTCATCGCTGCTTTAGTTGGTGGATACCAAATGGCTTATCGTGCCGTTATGACACCCGTTGAAGGAACCATTCTAACAGTTGTTAGAGAAGCTGCAGAAAATGTACTACGTGAAAGACCAAAACTAAAATCGGTTGAAGACGTATTACAATGCTACTTAATTCAAGCTCAAAGATCTCTAGACAAGACCCCAGAATTATTACCAGTATTAAAACAAGCTGGTGTAGTTGACTCGGGTGGAGCTGGTTTTATTAAGATCATCGAAGGTATGTTATTGGCTGCACAAGGCCAAACATTAGCCTTAAAACAAGATGTTCAAGAAGTACCTCAACACGAAGAAGGCTTCCAAGGTAAGAATATCGAAGATTTCAACATTGAATTCGGTTATTGTACAGAATTTATTGTTAAATTACATAACATTCAAGACTTTGACCAAGAGAATCTAAGAAATACCCTACTTCAAATGGGGGATTCTTTAGTGTTAGTTCAAGACGAAGAACTTGTAAAAGTACACGTACATACTAACCAACCAGGTGTTGCAATCACTTTAGGTCAAAAATATGGTGATCTTCAAACAATGAAGGTTGAAAACATGAGATTACAACACGGTCAAGTGGTTGATAGTCTTCATGAACATGACCACAATCATGACCATAAAGAAGAAAGCTATCAAACTGTTAAAGAAGAACGTTCTAAATATGGTGTTATCGCTGTATGCTTTGGAGATGGCATTAAACAAGCTTTCAAAGAACTTGGCGTAGACTACATCATTGATGGTGGACAAACAATGAACCCACCTACAGAAGAGTTTATTAAGGCTGTAAAAGCTGTTAATGCTGAAAATGTCATCATTTTACCTAATAACTCTAACGTAATTCTATCTGCTGAACAAACATTAACCCTTTGTGAAGACGAAAACATTCGTGTCTTAAAGACTAAGAGTGTTGGACAAGGTTATGCATCACTAATGGTATTTGATAATACACAAGAAGTTGATGATAATATTGAATCTATGAGCGAAATTATCTCAAATATGACTACAGGTGAATTAACCTATGCAGTTCGAGATACAGAAATGAACGGTGTAAAGATCCAAAAAGGCGATTTCATCGGTATTTCAAAAGGAAACATCTTAGTATCCATTCCAAATCGTTTAGAAGCTATTAAAGGCTTATTAGACTCGATTGTTAAGGAGACATCCGAGATTGTTACACTATTCTTTGGTAAAGACGTTGAAGAATCTGAAGTTCAATTGGTTAAGGAATACCTACTAACCATTAACGAAGATATTGAAGTCGAAATTATCAATGGTAAACAAGATATTTACGCTTATATAGTAGCAGTTGAGTAA